A genome region from Clostridium pasteurianum includes the following:
- a CDS encoding 6-phospho-beta-glucosidase, with translation MRMNEGFLWGGAVAAHQLEGGWNKGGKGPSVADVMTAGAHGIPREITDGIIEGKNYPNHEAIDFYGHYKDDIALFAEMGFKCFRTSIAWTRIFPNGDEVEPNEEGLKFYDDMFDELLKYGIEPVITLSHFEMPYYLVKKYGGWRNRKVVDFFVRYATTVMERYKNKVKYWMTFNEINNQKNTDNGIFAWTCSGILFKENENREEVMYQAVHHELVASALTVKKGHEINPDFKIGCMVAFVPIYPFSCNPDDMMLQVEAMHDRYFFADVHCRGHYSSYALKEWERKGYNIKMEPGDAEILKEGTVDYIGFSYYMSDVVKSGVNTKDENSVVGSSASVKNPYVKASDWGWQIDPVGLRYSLNMLYERYELPLFVVENGFGAVDVKEEDGSCNDDYRIDYLRSHITEMEKAVQLDGVDLMGYTPWGCIDLVSFTTGEMKKRYGFIYVDKDNEGNGTLKRSKKKSFDWYKKVIASNGEEL, from the coding sequence ATGAGAATGAATGAAGGCTTTTTGTGGGGTGGAGCTGTTGCAGCACATCAATTAGAAGGTGGATGGAATAAAGGAGGAAAAGGACCTAGTGTAGCAGATGTTATGACTGCTGGTGCACATGGCATTCCAAGAGAAATTACAGATGGAATAATTGAAGGAAAAAATTATCCTAATCATGAAGCAATTGATTTTTATGGGCATTATAAAGACGACATTGCTTTGTTTGCAGAAATGGGTTTCAAATGTTTCAGAACAAGCATAGCATGGACACGTATTTTCCCTAATGGCGATGAAGTAGAGCCAAATGAAGAAGGATTAAAATTTTATGATGATATGTTTGATGAATTATTAAAATATGGAATTGAACCCGTTATTACATTAAGTCACTTTGAAATGCCATATTATTTAGTTAAAAAATATGGTGGGTGGCGTAATCGTAAAGTTGTTGATTTCTTTGTACGCTATGCAACTACAGTAATGGAGCGTTATAAGAATAAAGTTAAGTACTGGATGACATTTAATGAAATTAACAATCAAAAGAACACAGACAATGGTATATTTGCATGGACATGTTCAGGAATATTGTTTAAGGAAAATGAAAATAGAGAGGAAGTAATGTACCAGGCAGTTCATCATGAGCTTGTTGCTAGTGCATTAACAGTTAAAAAAGGTCACGAAATTAATCCTGATTTTAAGATTGGATGTATGGTTGCTTTTGTTCCTATCTATCCTTTTTCTTGTAATCCAGATGACATGATGCTTCAAGTTGAAGCTATGCATGATCGTTATTTCTTTGCAGATGTACACTGTAGAGGTCATTATTCTTCGTATGCGTTAAAGGAATGGGAAAGAAAAGGTTATAATATAAAAATGGAGCCAGGTGATGCTGAGATATTAAAAGAAGGAACTGTAGATTATATAGGTTTCAGCTATTATATGTCTGATGTCGTTAAATCTGGAGTTAATACTAAAGATGAAAATTCAGTTGTTGGATCAAGCGCAAGTGTTAAAAATCCATATGTAAAAGCATCAGATTGGGGATGGCAGATTGATCCAGTTGGACTTAGGTATTCATTAAATATGCTATATGAGAGATATGAATTACCACTATTTGTTGTAGAAAATGGGTTTGGTGCTGTGGATGTTAAAGAAGAAGATGGTTCTTGTAATGATGATTATAGAATTGATTATTTAAGATCCCATATTACGGAAATGGAAAAGGCTGTCCAATTAGATGGAGTGGATTTGATGGGTTATACTCCTTGGGGATGTATTGATTTGGTGTCATTCACAACTGGAGAAATGAAAAAGCGTTATGGATTTATTTATGTAGATAAAGATAACGAAGGAAATGGAACACTTAAGAGATCTAAGAAAAAGTCTTTTGATTGGTATAAAAAAGTTATTGCATCTAATGGTGAGGAATTGTAA
- a CDS encoding DeoR/GlpR family DNA-binding transcription regulator: protein MVILERWEKILKYLKQNEAASVEELMEAFNISRSTVRRDLIEMEKKNLVKRVRGGAQIVEDEEITKEIIEKIFVTNKEEKKKIAKKAASLIKDNDFIFIDAGSTAYYLIDYITAKNVTVVTNGIKHIQKLINNDMDAYILGGYADKERNLVVSEDAEEKIGMMNFNISFLGTLGIDSIGGFKTNTLMDVNLKKAVIKSSQRCYVLADNSKFDVRKFYTYAKLDELTVITDSKVNFFDDRLRIIYA from the coding sequence ATGGTAATACTTGAAAGATGGGAAAAAATTCTGAAATATTTAAAGCAAAATGAAGCTGCAAGCGTGGAAGAGTTGATGGAGGCTTTTAATATATCAAGGTCAACTGTGAGACGTGACCTTATAGAAATGGAAAAGAAGAACCTTGTCAAAAGGGTAAGAGGCGGAGCACAAATAGTTGAGGATGAAGAGATAACAAAAGAAATTATAGAGAAAATTTTTGTTACAAATAAAGAAGAAAAGAAAAAGATAGCTAAAAAAGCAGCATCGCTAATAAAAGATAATGATTTTATTTTTATAGATGCTGGTTCTACCGCATACTATCTAATAGATTATATAACAGCAAAGAATGTTACTGTGGTTACTAATGGAATAAAACATATACAGAAGCTTATTAATAATGACATGGATGCTTATATACTAGGTGGCTATGCGGATAAAGAAAGAAATTTAGTGGTAAGCGAAGATGCAGAAGAAAAAATAGGTATGATGAATTTTAATATTTCTTTTTTAGGTACTCTTGGAATTGATTCTATTGGAGGGTTTAAAACAAATACCTTAATGGATGTAAATCTAAAGAAAGCGGTTATAAAATCATCTCAGCGTTGCTATGTGCTTGCAGATAACTCTAAGTTTGACGTGAGAAAATTTTATACTTATGCTAAACTTGATGAACTTACTGTTATAACCGATTCAAAAGTTAATTTTTTTGATGACAGGCTTAGAATAATTTACGCATAA